The proteins below come from a single Remersonia thermophila strain ATCC 22073 chromosome 4, whole genome shotgun sequence genomic window:
- a CDS encoding mitochondrial 37S ribosomal protein uS12m, with product MATFLRNLVLRPALRQPLARPSPSAPQPSSLSIPSTILAARAFSTTPSHSATLNQVLRGCRKPQRARHAVSPALSAIRAPALKGVCVKVGITKPKKPNSGERKTARVRLSTGKVITAYIPGEGHNIQQHSVVLVRGGRSQDCPGVRYHLVRGALDLGGVTHRATSRSKYGTKKPKKASVG from the exons ATGGCGACGTTCCTGCGCAACCTGGTGCTGCGGCCGGCGCTCCGGCAGCCGCTGGCCAGGCCATCACCATCAGCACCGCAACCCTCTTCGCTCTCCATACCCAGCACCATCCTCGCAGCCCGCGCATTTTCGACCACGCCTTCGCACAGCGCGACGCTCAACCAGGTCCTGCGG GGCTGCCGCAAACCCCAACGAGCACGCCACGCCGTCTCCCCGGCCCTCTCGGCCAtccgcgcccccgccctGAAAGGCGTGTGCGTCAAGGTGGGCATCaccaagcccaagaagcccaactCGGGCGAGCGCAAAACCGCCCGCGTGCGGCTGTCGACCGGCAAGGTGATTACGGCGTACATCCCTGGCGAGGGGCACAACATCCAGCAACACAGCGTCGTGCTTGTGCGGGGTGGGCGCTCGCAAGATTGTCCCGGTGTGAGGTATCATTTGGTGCGGGGTGCTTTGGATTTG GGTGGTGTCACGCACCGCGCGACCAGCAGGAGCAAGTACGGgaccaagaagcccaagaaggcGTCTGTTGGCTAA